From Myxococcaceae bacterium JPH2, the proteins below share one genomic window:
- a CDS encoding HAMP domain-containing histidine kinase has protein sequence MGPLFAYSLVPVLSVALLLGSTAVLRGRNARGLAFFCLATALWSAALLLLCIPRMVWLGERFVAVGAFIAAGYLHAAYDVTRQRSYRLLTLAYAVAAVITALGASMPDALYGPLAMRRGPLFWPSMGLAVAAATVPLVHLGRAYRAESPERRKLLFSLGIAGVLAYAGGIGTALLLSAGRAVPLGMYLVLASLLVLARVIGAHQPASDRRLLERSLVYSAIAALLSAGFLFGVLTLLAGSGEPFLAEFRLGAFFLLVLAALAFEPVRQGFQEWLGRRILKGRAGATELVEALAVQEARADQSARLAELGQFTSAVAHEVRNPLGVLAAHLKLLERQGLDPESLGAMREQISRASHFVDELLRYGRPRPLEPRRVDVAATVALAYSTARQGLGPLAPEVEFTPPSSEGLELEADQAQLHQVFVILLENALLALGEVAAPRLRVRCEPRDEHLHVWVEDNGPGIPPELLPRLFQPFVTGRKREGPRPGTGLGLAIARGIVERHGGSVRAGQAEAWGGACFWVILPLTPPLPLSAAAS, from the coding sequence ATGGGGCCTCTCTTCGCCTACAGCCTCGTGCCGGTGCTCTCCGTGGCGCTGCTCCTCGGGTCCACCGCCGTGCTCCGAGGACGCAACGCGCGCGGCCTGGCCTTCTTCTGTCTGGCCACCGCGCTGTGGAGTGCTGCCCTGTTGTTGCTCTGCATCCCCCGCATGGTGTGGCTGGGGGAGCGCTTCGTCGCCGTCGGGGCCTTCATCGCGGCGGGCTATCTGCACGCCGCCTACGACGTCACCCGCCAGCGCTCGTATCGGCTGCTCACGCTGGCCTACGCGGTGGCGGCCGTCATCACCGCGCTGGGCGCCTCCATGCCCGATGCCCTCTACGGGCCGCTGGCCATGCGGCGCGGGCCGCTGTTCTGGCCGAGCATGGGGCTGGCCGTCGCCGCCGCGACCGTCCCCTTGGTGCACCTGGGGCGCGCCTATCGCGCCGAGTCGCCCGAGCGCCGCAAGCTGCTCTTCAGCCTCGGCATCGCGGGCGTGCTCGCGTACGCGGGAGGCATCGGGACCGCGCTGCTCCTGTCGGCGGGCCGCGCGGTGCCGCTGGGCATGTACCTGGTGCTCGCCTCGCTGCTGGTGCTGGCGCGAGTGATTGGCGCGCACCAACCCGCGTCGGATCGGCGGCTCCTGGAGCGCAGCCTCGTGTACTCGGCGATCGCCGCCTTGCTGTCCGCCGGCTTCCTCTTCGGCGTGCTGACGTTGCTGGCGGGCTCGGGTGAGCCGTTCCTGGCCGAGTTCCGGCTGGGCGCCTTCTTCCTCCTGGTCCTCGCGGCGCTGGCCTTCGAGCCCGTGCGCCAGGGCTTCCAGGAGTGGCTGGGGCGACGGATCCTCAAGGGCCGAGCTGGCGCCACCGAGCTGGTCGAAGCCCTGGCCGTGCAGGAGGCCCGGGCCGACCAGTCGGCGCGGCTGGCCGAGCTGGGCCAGTTCACTTCGGCCGTGGCGCATGAAGTGCGCAATCCCCTGGGCGTGCTGGCCGCGCACCTGAAGCTCCTGGAGCGCCAGGGCCTGGACCCGGAGTCGCTCGGCGCGATGCGTGAGCAGATCTCCCGCGCCAGCCACTTCGTGGATGAGTTGTTGCGCTATGGCCGCCCGCGCCCGCTGGAGCCGCGTCGCGTGGATGTCGCCGCCACCGTCGCCCTGGCGTACTCCACCGCGCGACAGGGATTGGGGCCCCTGGCGCCCGAGGTCGAGTTCACGCCTCCCTCCAGCGAGGGGTTGGAGCTGGAGGCGGACCAGGCGCAGCTCCACCAGGTGTTTGTCATTCTTCTGGAGAATGCCTTGCTCGCACTGGGCGAGGTCGCAGCTCCGAGGCTGCGGGTGCGATGTGAGCCCAGGGATGAGCACCTCCATGTCTGGGTGGAGGACAACGGCCCTGGTATCCCACCCGAGCTGTTGCCGCGTCTGTTCCAACCCTTCGTCACGGGGCGCAAGCGGGAGGGGCCGCGCCCTGGGACAGGCCTGGGACTGGCCATCGCGCGAGGCATCGTCGAGCGGCACGGCGGCAGCGTGCGCGCGGGCCAGGCCGAAGCCTGGGGCGGCGCCTGCTTCTGGGTGATCCTCCCGCTCACCCCGCCGCTCCCATTGTCCGCCGCGGCGTCGTGA
- a CDS encoding RNA polymerase sigma factor: MSETSEKASEEFAAFAIRYQPVLLPIARTISGGRASDCDDLVQDVLLRVLLRWDRLKTWPEPARRAWMVRVLRNCFLDRCRRQGAETERIIDLTNVHQLFVDPEAGDFELWEFITEDELREAVSELQDNQRKAFELRCQGLRHAEIGRRLGAPVGTVGTWLFHARQGLREKLHERAEARRQQRKQ, from the coding sequence ATGTCAGAAACCTCCGAAAAGGCCTCCGAGGAGTTCGCGGCATTCGCCATCCGTTACCAACCTGTTCTGTTGCCTATCGCACGAACCATCAGCGGAGGCCGCGCGAGTGATTGCGATGACCTGGTCCAGGACGTCCTCTTGCGCGTGCTCTTGCGCTGGGACCGCCTGAAGACCTGGCCCGAGCCGGCGCGGCGCGCGTGGATGGTGCGCGTGCTGCGCAACTGCTTCCTCGACCGCTGCCGGCGCCAGGGCGCGGAGACCGAGCGCATCATCGACCTGACCAACGTGCACCAGCTCTTCGTGGATCCGGAAGCCGGAGACTTCGAGCTGTGGGAGTTCATCACCGAGGACGAGCTGCGCGAGGCCGTCTCGGAGCTTCAGGACAACCAGCGCAAGGCGTTCGAGCTGCGCTGCCAGGGCCTGCGCCACGCGGAGATTGGCCGCCGGCTGGGCGCGCCCGTGGGGACGGTGGGCACGTGGTTGTTCCATGCGCGACAGGGCCTGCGCGAGAAGCTGCACGAGCGAGCCGAGGCGCGTCGCCAGCAGAGGAAGCAATGA
- a CDS encoding RNA polymerase sigma factor, with protein MRVHLNATAAEAHVAYSAGVTHDGGFEQFARELRPVLLSLAKRLCGQGGIDPEDLVQETLERALRHFGTLKVLPEPVCRAWLCRALNNRFLDLCRRRRTEVMEEPKLRLLRTDTVSPDDVSGEVWEHISENDFRAAISRLPNPRVREAYELHVAGKRYRAIAQQMGVPEGTVGSWLFQARKELRDLLLPLTGGDGGGGPR; from the coding sequence ATGCGGGTGCATCTCAATGCGACGGCGGCGGAGGCCCATGTGGCCTACAGTGCCGGCGTGACCCACGACGGTGGCTTCGAGCAGTTCGCGCGCGAACTCCGGCCTGTCCTGCTGTCCCTGGCGAAGCGCTTGTGCGGCCAGGGCGGTATCGACCCGGAGGACCTGGTCCAGGAGACGTTGGAGCGCGCCTTGCGGCACTTCGGCACGCTCAAGGTTCTACCCGAGCCGGTGTGTCGCGCGTGGTTGTGCCGCGCGCTCAACAACCGGTTCCTCGACCTCTGTCGCCGTCGGCGCACGGAGGTGATGGAGGAGCCGAAGCTGCGGCTGCTGCGCACCGACACGGTGAGCCCGGACGACGTCTCGGGCGAAGTGTGGGAGCACATCAGCGAGAACGACTTTCGTGCGGCCATCTCCCGGTTGCCGAACCCTCGCGTTCGCGAGGCCTATGAGCTGCACGTCGCCGGAAAGCGCTATCGCGCCATCGCGCAGCAGATGGGGGTGCCAGAGGGCACCGTGGGGAGCTGGCTCTTCCAGGCCCGCAAGGAACTGCGGGACCTGTTGTTGCCACTGACCGGCGGCGATGGAGGCGGGGGACCGAGATGA
- a CDS encoding CHAT domain-containing protein, with translation MSAQCQRLYLFVDGELGSVDEENFRHHLAQCDECASGLHDAMQLEVLGMHALRDVPVEREQPTEPQPAEPQPAVVVPLVRPERSPKWSPAAGWRLGAGLALAAGLAAVVVMTRGPRDLPAEVWLADASTRTLEARVAYGAADHHHPYVPMRGEVGPEAARAPLPLRKLADLQDRGDLHGIAAAYLVRKDLRQAADFLQRSPPSLDRDCDRAVIAMEQGEFDEALALLDGVLRQRPEHPQSLWNRALVLRELGLTLQAAEAFDAVAKQGEPGWAEEAAVRARALRQGTMRRARAFEEAYASTRGLMTDAGVPLPFEEARRQPGIARLNFYDAVRAAPTRDAALRLLPLAEALDGVQGGAVLREYVQRVAARDFQKRGPLAREYAQLVLGAHPAKDVLVETLRRSGEDDLYLGALVYAGRVGTHLEDFTRIAQASRDPWLQLLSERELAGQESQASQWWKAESRLLAALKECRGAGLAYRCLTLKKRLVDLYVALHRPADAYEHASSGWRWAKDLGEWNLEQQFLEELSIIARYRHSTASARAFLQESLARMPDDCEQRSFVHRNLAQLAWLDLRPDEARRELEQAASCGQALGVPGALVLADLARLGRGPDDARWLERTLALVREGRPSPGEQSLLSLIEGQFELEREPPLGRRLLHSAISQAELLPEDTDARKARRGAYGALVADAGKASAHGEVLALMGAALRVEVPERCVLAVMVQSERTVVAARGANGQWLGHTDAGRTVPLGQDASGLVPASIQDALRGCPWVEVLALPPVQGLAGLLPVDVAWGYRVSGTGPRASAPSGAHLVVTGVEAPSSLGLPKLSPLESPGGEDPRRIELRGAQATPSRVLAEMQSAEEVEIHAHGLFSPELSDASLVVLSPEDDGRYALTAADVRARKLTGSPLVLLAACGAARAWPFPHESFSLPVAFMDAGARAVLASTEPVPDSAGRFFESVRERIRLGAHPAIVLRDERQRWLAADPTATWVSHVLLFE, from the coding sequence ATGAGTGCCCAGTGTCAACGGCTGTACCTCTTCGTGGATGGGGAGCTGGGGTCGGTGGACGAGGAGAACTTCCGTCACCACCTCGCGCAGTGTGATGAGTGCGCCTCCGGCCTCCATGACGCCATGCAGTTGGAGGTGCTCGGCATGCACGCGCTGCGGGATGTCCCCGTCGAGCGTGAGCAGCCCACCGAGCCGCAACCCGCTGAGCCGCAACCCGCCGTCGTCGTCCCCTTGGTGCGGCCCGAGCGCTCTCCGAAGTGGTCGCCCGCGGCGGGCTGGCGGCTCGGTGCCGGGCTCGCGCTGGCGGCGGGGCTCGCGGCCGTCGTCGTGATGACGCGCGGGCCGCGCGACCTCCCGGCGGAGGTGTGGTTGGCGGATGCGTCCACGCGCACGTTGGAAGCGCGCGTGGCGTACGGCGCGGCGGATCATCACCATCCCTATGTGCCCATGCGCGGAGAGGTGGGCCCGGAGGCGGCGCGCGCGCCGCTGCCCCTGCGCAAGCTGGCGGACCTCCAGGACCGAGGGGACCTGCACGGCATCGCGGCGGCGTACCTGGTGCGCAAGGACCTGCGGCAGGCGGCGGACTTCCTCCAGCGCTCGCCGCCGTCACTGGACCGCGACTGCGACCGCGCCGTGATTGCGATGGAGCAGGGCGAGTTCGACGAGGCGCTGGCGCTGCTGGACGGGGTGCTGCGGCAGCGGCCCGAGCATCCCCAGAGCCTGTGGAACCGAGCCCTGGTGCTGCGCGAGCTGGGGCTGACGCTCCAGGCCGCCGAGGCCTTCGACGCGGTGGCGAAGCAAGGCGAGCCGGGCTGGGCGGAGGAGGCCGCGGTGCGAGCCCGCGCCCTGCGACAAGGCACGATGCGGCGCGCGCGCGCCTTCGAAGAAGCCTACGCGTCGACACGTGGACTGATGACGGACGCGGGAGTTCCCCTCCCTTTTGAGGAAGCCCGGCGCCAGCCGGGCATCGCTCGACTGAACTTCTACGACGCCGTGCGCGCCGCGCCCACCCGGGACGCGGCGCTTCGTTTATTGCCCCTGGCGGAGGCATTGGACGGCGTGCAGGGCGGAGCGGTGCTGCGCGAGTACGTGCAGCGCGTGGCGGCCCGAGACTTCCAGAAGCGCGGTCCCCTCGCGCGCGAGTACGCCCAGCTGGTGCTCGGCGCGCACCCCGCGAAGGACGTCCTCGTGGAGACCCTCCGGCGCTCCGGAGAGGACGACTTATACCTGGGCGCGCTCGTCTACGCGGGGCGCGTGGGGACGCACCTGGAGGACTTCACGCGCATTGCCCAGGCCTCGCGCGACCCGTGGCTCCAGCTCCTCTCCGAGCGAGAGCTGGCAGGACAGGAGAGCCAGGCCTCGCAGTGGTGGAAGGCCGAGTCGCGCCTCTTGGCCGCGCTGAAGGAGTGCCGAGGCGCGGGGCTGGCCTATCGCTGCCTCACGTTGAAGAAGCGGCTGGTGGACTTGTACGTGGCGCTGCATCGCCCCGCGGACGCGTATGAGCACGCCTCGAGCGGATGGCGCTGGGCGAAGGACCTGGGGGAGTGGAACCTGGAGCAGCAGTTCCTCGAGGAGCTCTCCATCATCGCGCGCTATCGCCACAGCACCGCCAGCGCGCGCGCCTTCTTGCAGGAGTCGTTGGCGCGGATGCCCGACGATTGCGAGCAGCGCTCCTTCGTGCACCGCAACCTCGCGCAGTTGGCCTGGTTGGATCTCCGTCCGGACGAGGCGCGCCGCGAGCTGGAGCAGGCCGCCAGCTGTGGACAGGCGCTGGGCGTACCGGGCGCGCTGGTGCTGGCGGATCTCGCTCGGCTGGGCCGAGGGCCCGACGACGCGCGGTGGTTGGAGCGGACACTCGCGCTAGTGCGCGAGGGGCGGCCCTCTCCCGGCGAGCAGTCACTCCTGAGCCTCATCGAGGGACAGTTCGAGCTGGAGCGTGAGCCGCCGCTGGGGCGAAGGCTGCTGCACAGCGCCATCTCGCAGGCGGAGCTGCTTCCTGAAGACACGGACGCGCGCAAGGCGCGGCGGGGGGCCTATGGCGCGCTGGTGGCGGATGCCGGGAAGGCGAGCGCGCACGGTGAGGTGCTGGCGTTGATGGGCGCGGCGCTCCGCGTGGAGGTGCCCGAGCGCTGCGTGCTGGCCGTCATGGTTCAGTCCGAGCGAACGGTGGTCGCCGCGCGCGGCGCGAACGGCCAGTGGCTGGGCCACACCGATGCGGGGCGCACGGTGCCGCTCGGTCAGGACGCCTCGGGGCTCGTGCCCGCGTCGATTCAGGATGCGCTGCGCGGCTGCCCTTGGGTGGAGGTGTTGGCGCTGCCGCCGGTGCAGGGACTCGCGGGATTGCTGCCCGTGGATGTCGCGTGGGGCTATCGGGTGAGTGGTACGGGGCCGCGCGCGTCCGCGCCTTCCGGGGCGCATCTGGTGGTGACGGGCGTGGAGGCGCCTTCGTCGCTGGGGCTGCCGAAGCTCTCGCCGCTGGAGTCACCCGGGGGCGAGGATCCGCGTCGCATCGAGCTGCGCGGCGCGCAGGCCACGCCCTCGCGCGTGCTGGCCGAGATGCAGTCCGCGGAAGAGGTGGAGATCCACGCGCATGGCCTCTTCAGCCCGGAGCTTTCGGATGCCTCGCTCGTGGTGCTCTCACCGGAGGACGATGGGCGCTATGCGCTCACGGCCGCGGATGTCCGAGCCCGAAAGCTGACCGGCTCGCCGCTGGTGTTGCTCGCCGCGTGTGGCGCGGCGCGCGCGTGGCCGTTTCCGCACGAGTCCTTCAGCCTCCCCGTGGCGTTCATGGACGCGGGCGCGCGCGCGGTGCTGGCCTCGACGGAGCCCGTGCCGGACTCGGCGGGACGCTTCTTCGAGTCCGTGCGCGAGCGCATCCGCCTGGGCGCGCATCCCGCCATCGTGTTGCGTGACGAGCGGCAGCGCTGGCTGGCGGCGGATCCGACCGCGACCTGGGTCTCGCACGTCCTACTGTTCGAATAA
- a CDS encoding M24 family metallopeptidase, with the protein MHRWKVAALPLVLWGAACATAPVRSVEPAPETPVLASWSEQLALRESWLEKRHALLLKMMRRHGVGMWIIVNEEFHEDPLTAHIAPPLPFAGNRDIFVFVDAGDAGLKRVALSGYGEEALARFFELPPENTTPQAQLQALDARYHPRAIALGTGGKRGVTRSLTRDSYQFLVDALGPQAESRFVSAEPLIEEYLDTRLPEEWETYRGMVALTESLTRRALSNEVVVPGKTTVGEVRRWLYDALWAANVRTWFQPDVRVQRRGQEKSTARGFLAVAREDVVIQRGDLVHVDFGITHMGLNTDWQKMAYVLREGETDVPAGLKKALANTHALQDALMLKESRPERSAADVYTATMEDMRQQGITAMVYSHPLGNQGHALGAAIDFRSAARKESPKVLRKGSYIAVELNTATAVPEWDGQTVYVMEEDPAYLTDEGFKFFVPRQDAFYLIR; encoded by the coding sequence ATGCACCGTTGGAAGGTCGCGGCCCTGCCGCTGGTGTTGTGGGGCGCCGCGTGCGCCACCGCGCCAGTCCGGTCCGTGGAGCCGGCCCCCGAGACACCCGTGTTGGCGTCCTGGTCCGAGCAGCTCGCCCTGCGTGAGTCGTGGCTGGAGAAGCGGCACGCGCTCCTGCTGAAGATGATGCGCCGCCACGGCGTGGGCATGTGGATCATCGTCAACGAGGAGTTCCACGAGGATCCGCTCACGGCCCACATCGCGCCGCCGCTGCCCTTCGCTGGCAACCGAGACATCTTCGTCTTCGTGGACGCGGGCGACGCGGGCCTCAAGCGCGTGGCGTTGTCGGGCTATGGAGAGGAGGCGCTCGCGCGCTTCTTCGAGCTGCCTCCTGAGAACACCACGCCGCAGGCCCAGCTCCAGGCGCTGGACGCGCGCTATCACCCGCGCGCCATTGCCCTGGGCACGGGCGGCAAGCGCGGCGTCACCCGCAGCCTCACGCGCGACAGCTATCAGTTCCTGGTGGATGCGCTGGGCCCGCAAGCCGAAAGCCGCTTCGTGAGCGCCGAGCCGCTCATCGAGGAGTACCTGGACACGCGCCTGCCCGAGGAGTGGGAGACGTACCGGGGCATGGTGGCGCTCACCGAGTCGCTCACGCGCCGCGCGCTCTCCAACGAGGTGGTGGTGCCGGGCAAGACGACGGTGGGCGAGGTGCGCCGCTGGCTCTATGACGCCCTCTGGGCCGCGAACGTGCGCACCTGGTTCCAGCCCGACGTGCGCGTTCAGCGCCGAGGGCAGGAGAAGAGCACGGCGCGAGGCTTCCTGGCCGTGGCTCGCGAGGACGTCGTCATCCAGCGCGGCGACCTTGTGCACGTGGACTTCGGCATCACCCACATGGGCCTGAACACCGACTGGCAGAAGATGGCCTACGTGCTGCGCGAGGGCGAGACGGACGTCCCGGCGGGACTGAAGAAGGCCTTGGCGAACACGCACGCGCTCCAGGACGCGCTCATGCTCAAGGAGTCGCGGCCGGAGCGCTCGGCCGCGGACGTGTACACGGCGACCATGGAGGACATGCGCCAGCAGGGCATCACGGCGATGGTGTACAGCCATCCGCTCGGCAACCAGGGCCATGCCTTGGGGGCGGCCATCGACTTCCGCTCCGCTGCTCGGAAGGAGTCACCCAAGGTGCTGCGCAAGGGCTCGTACATCGCGGTCGAGCTGAACACCGCCACGGCGGTGCCCGAGTGGGATGGGCAGACGGTGTATGTGATGGAAGAGGATCCGGCCTACCTCACGGACGAGGGCTTCAAGTTCTTCGTGCCCCGGCAGGATGCCTTCTATCTGATCCGCTAG
- a CDS encoding sigma 54-interacting transcriptional regulator, whose product MAQKTRARRTVVLGMLGTTLDTGQGPHRWTKWRPTVAMCQQEDLVVHRLELLHPPSAGLVCATVQADIAQVSPETEVRATPLDIRDPWNLEETYCALLDYVRTYSFQPEEEDYLVHITTGTHIMQICMFLLVESRHIPGKLIQMTPGTGRDRSGPGTHTLIDLDLSRYDALAARFREEQREGLAFLKAGIDTRNTAFNRLIERIEQVALQSRAPMLLTGPTGAGKSQLARRIFTLKKTRRQVSGPFVDLNCATLRGDAAMSALFGHVKGAFTGALADRPGLLKQAHGGVLFLDEIGELGADEQAMLLRALEDKRFLPVGADKEAESDFQLIAGTNRDLLAEVERGRFREDLLARINLWTFRLPALRERPEDIPPNLQFELEQASQALGSRVTMNKEAQAHFLRFATSSEGRWSGNFRDLNAAVLRMATLASGGRITRDVVDEELERLRAKWQPSGTVAAGSDRVTEVLGASLAAELDRFDRVQLEDVLGVCRAARSLSDAGRSLFARSRAQKKSVNDADRLRKYLARFGLTWQDASGREENAPDDG is encoded by the coding sequence ATGGCTCAGAAGACGCGGGCGCGCAGGACGGTCGTGCTGGGAATGCTCGGGACGACCCTGGACACGGGACAGGGGCCGCACCGCTGGACCAAGTGGCGGCCCACGGTGGCGATGTGCCAGCAGGAGGACCTGGTGGTGCACCGGCTGGAGCTGCTGCATCCGCCGAGCGCCGGGCTTGTCTGCGCCACGGTCCAGGCGGACATCGCCCAGGTGTCGCCGGAGACCGAGGTGCGCGCCACGCCGCTCGACATCCGCGACCCGTGGAACCTGGAGGAGACCTACTGCGCGCTGCTCGACTACGTGCGCACCTATTCCTTCCAGCCCGAGGAAGAGGACTACCTCGTCCACATCACCACCGGCACGCACATCATGCAGATCTGCATGTTCCTGCTGGTGGAGAGCCGCCACATCCCCGGCAAGCTCATCCAGATGACGCCCGGCACGGGGAGGGACCGCAGTGGACCGGGCACGCACACGCTCATCGACCTGGACCTGTCTCGCTATGACGCCCTGGCCGCGCGCTTCCGCGAGGAGCAGCGCGAGGGACTCGCCTTCCTCAAGGCCGGCATCGACACGCGCAACACCGCCTTCAATCGGCTCATCGAGCGCATCGAGCAGGTGGCGCTCCAGTCGCGCGCGCCCATGCTGCTCACCGGCCCCACCGGCGCGGGCAAGTCGCAGCTCGCCCGCCGCATCTTCACGCTGAAGAAGACGCGGCGACAGGTGAGCGGACCGTTCGTGGACCTCAACTGCGCCACGCTGCGCGGCGACGCCGCCATGTCCGCGCTGTTCGGCCACGTGAAGGGCGCCTTCACGGGCGCGCTCGCGGACAGGCCGGGGCTCTTGAAGCAGGCGCACGGCGGCGTGCTCTTCCTGGATGAGATTGGCGAGCTGGGCGCGGACGAGCAGGCCATGCTCCTGCGCGCGCTGGAGGACAAGCGCTTCCTCCCGGTGGGCGCGGACAAGGAGGCCGAGAGCGACTTCCAGCTCATCGCCGGCACCAACCGCGACCTCCTGGCGGAGGTGGAGCGCGGGCGCTTCCGCGAGGACCTGCTGGCCCGCATCAACCTGTGGACGTTCCGCCTGCCCGCGCTGCGTGAGCGCCCGGAGGACATCCCGCCCAACCTCCAGTTCGAGCTGGAGCAAGCCTCCCAGGCACTCGGCTCCCGCGTGACGATGAACAAGGAAGCGCAGGCGCACTTCCTCCGCTTCGCCACCTCTTCCGAGGGCCGCTGGTCCGGCAACTTCCGCGACCTCAACGCCGCGGTGCTGCGCATGGCCACGCTCGCCTCGGGCGGCCGCATCACGCGGGACGTGGTCGATGAGGAGCTGGAGCGCCTGCGCGCGAAGTGGCAGCCCAGCGGCACCGTCGCCGCGGGCTCGGACCGGGTGACCGAGGTGCTGGGCGCATCGCTCGCGGCGGAACTCGACCGGTTCGATCGCGTGCAGCTCGAGGACGTGCTCGGCGTGTGCCGCGCGGCTCGGTCGCTCTCCGATGCGGGGCGCTCCCTCTTCGCGCGCTCACGGGCCCAGAAGAAGAGCGTCAACGACGCGGACCGACTCCGGAAGTACCTCGCGCGCTTCGGCCTCACCTGGCAGGACGCCAGTGGCCGTGAGGAGAACGCTCCCGATGATGGGTGA
- a CDS encoding RtcB family protein yields MGYEVLSDEAGRPIKAWTVGVPFEDEAKQQLRNLRGLPFIHKWVAAMPDVHRGYGATVGSVVPTVGAVIPAAVGVDIGCGMIAVRTTLRADQLPDSLKAVRSAIERTVPHGRTDNGGPNDRGAWRVAPKGHQEAWAKLVTGYDAIVAKHPRIGRGPELGHLGTLGTGNHFIELCVDESDGVWLMLHSGSRGVGNRIGSYFIERAKEDMRRWFVNLPDADLAYLPEGTTLFDDYVFAVGWAQDFAAMNRELMLRSAVEALQRCNELPPFELSESAVNCHHNYISREHHFGKNCFVTRKGAVRARAGDLGIIPGSMGARSYIVRGKGNADAFESCSHGAGRAMSREAAKKRFTLDDHAKATAGVECRKDVDVIDETPGAYKSIDAVMAAQADLVEVVHTLKQVVCVKG; encoded by the coding sequence ATGGGTTACGAGGTGCTGTCGGACGAGGCGGGTCGCCCCATCAAGGCGTGGACGGTGGGGGTGCCGTTCGAGGATGAGGCGAAGCAGCAGCTGCGCAACCTCCGAGGCCTGCCGTTCATCCACAAGTGGGTCGCGGCCATGCCGGACGTGCACCGCGGTTATGGCGCCACGGTGGGGAGCGTGGTGCCGACGGTGGGCGCGGTGATCCCGGCGGCGGTGGGTGTGGACATCGGATGCGGGATGATCGCCGTGCGCACCACGCTGCGCGCGGATCAGCTCCCGGACTCGCTGAAGGCGGTGCGCTCGGCCATCGAGCGGACGGTGCCGCACGGCCGTACCGATAACGGTGGCCCCAATGACCGAGGGGCGTGGCGTGTGGCCCCCAAGGGTCACCAGGAGGCGTGGGCGAAGCTGGTGACGGGATACGACGCCATCGTCGCCAAGCATCCGCGCATCGGCCGAGGCCCGGAGCTGGGGCACCTGGGAACGCTGGGAACCGGGAACCATTTCATCGAGCTGTGTGTCGATGAGTCCGACGGCGTGTGGCTGATGCTGCACTCGGGGTCCCGCGGGGTGGGGAACCGCATCGGGAGCTACTTCATCGAGCGAGCGAAGGAGGACATGCGTCGCTGGTTCGTGAACCTCCCGGACGCGGACCTCGCGTACCTGCCCGAGGGAACGACGCTCTTTGACGACTACGTGTTCGCGGTGGGATGGGCGCAGGACTTCGCGGCGATGAACCGCGAGCTCATGCTGCGCTCCGCGGTGGAGGCGCTGCAGCGTTGCAACGAGCTGCCGCCGTTCGAGCTGTCCGAGTCGGCGGTGAACTGTCACCACAACTACATCTCGCGTGAGCACCACTTCGGGAAGAACTGCTTCGTGACGCGAAAGGGCGCGGTGCGGGCGCGCGCCGGGGACCTGGGAATCATCCCCGGGAGCATGGGAGCGCGTTCGTACATCGTCCGCGGGAAGGGAAACGCGGACGCCTTCGAGTCGTGCAGCCACGGCGCGGGCCGGGCGATGTCGCGTGAGGCGGCGAAGAAGCGCTTCACGCTGGATGACCACGCGAAGGCCACGGCGGGAGTGGAGTGCCGCAAGGACGTGGATGTGATTGACGAGACGCCCGGCGCCTACAAGTCCATCGATGCGGTGATGGCGGCGCAGGCGGACCTGGTGGAAGTGGTCCACACCCTCAAGCAGGTCGTGTGCGTGAAGGGGTAG